A genomic stretch from Arachis stenosperma cultivar V10309 chromosome 3, arast.V10309.gnm1.PFL2, whole genome shotgun sequence includes:
- the LOC130967352 gene encoding cycloartenol-C-24-methyltransferase, translating into MDLASGVGGKINKAQVLDAVDKYEKYHVHYGGKQEDRNANYTDMVNKYYDLATSFYEFGWGESFHFAHRWNGESLRESIKRHEHFLALQLGLKPGQKVLDVGCGIGGPLREIARFSSTSVTGLNNNEYQILRGKELNRIAGVDKTCDFVKADFMKMPIPDNSFDAVYAIEATCHAPDAYGCYKEIYRVLKPGQCFAAYEWCMTDAFDPNNQEHKKIKAEVEIGDGLPDIRSTTKCLEALKQAGFEIIWEKDLAKESPVPWYQPLDKNHFSLSSFRLTAVGRFFTRNMVKALEFAGLAPKGSLRVQDFLEKAAEGLVEGGKKEIFTPMYFFLARKPLSDNN; encoded by the exons ATGGATTTGGCATCAGGTGTTGGTGGCAAGATCAACAAAGCTCAAGTTCTAGATGCTGTTGATAA GTATGAGAAGTATCATGTTCACTATGGAGGGAAACAAGAAGATAGGAATGCTAACTACACTGATATG GTTAACAAATACTATGATCTTGCTACGAGCTTTTATGAGTTTGGGTGGGGAGAATCTTTCCATTTTGCACACAG aTGGAATGGTGAGTCTCTTCGAGAAAGCATCAAACGTCACGAGCATTTCCTTGCTTTGCAACTTGGCCTGAAGCCTGGGCAGAAG GTTTTGGATGTTGGATGCGGAATTGGAGGACCATTGAGAGAAATTGCTCGCTTTAG CTCAACATCAGTTACAGGGTTGAATAACAATGAGTACCAAATATTGAGAGGAAAG GAACTCAATCGTATAGCTGGAGTAGACAAGACTTGCGACTTCGTTAAG GCTGATTTCATGAAAATGCCTATTCCAGACAACAGTTTTGATGCAGTGTATGCAATTGAAGCCACCTGCCATGCACCTGATGCT TATGGATGCTATAAAGAAATTTATAGAGTGTTGAAGCCCGGCCAATGTTTTGCTGCATATGAATGGTGCATGACCGATGCATTTGATCCCAATaaccaagaacataaaaaaataaag GCAGAAGTTGAGATTGGTGATGGTCTTCCAGACATTAGGTCGACTACAAAGTGTCTTGAAGCTCTTAAGCAAGCAGGCTTTGAG ATAATATGGGAAAAAGATCTTGCAAAGGAGTCTCCTGTTCCCTGGTACCAGCCTTTAGACAAAAATCACTTCTCATTGAGTAGCTTCCGTCTAACAGCCGTTGGACGATTTTTTACCAGAAACATG GTCAAGGCTTTGGAATTTGCTGGATTGGCTCCAAAGGGGAGTCTAAGGGTTCAAGATTTTCTAGAGAAAGCTGCTGAGGGACTAGTTGAAGGCGGAAA GAAAGAGATATTCACACCTATGTACTTCTTTTTGGCTCGGAAGCCTCTTTCGGACAACAACTAA